Proteins found in one Anopheles aquasalis chromosome 3, idAnoAquaMG_Q_19, whole genome shotgun sequence genomic segment:
- the LOC126576786 gene encoding uncharacterized protein LOC126576786, whose amino-acid sequence MVIHKIYVPPSVVKLPPRVDPNHLPPATAYQPPAGADFPLIAEDAGAGSSTLPPFAEPLPPFAEDPVVELGPGQIVGRKKVLPNGTEYYSYQGVPYAHPPVGELRFKPPVPLEKFTEEPLQCGEERGICLATFYLPPSAPGTEDCLYLNVYTPSAPGNRGAPLKPVMVWIHGGGFYTGSGNTDFYGPEPLLQHDVILVTFNYRLGPLGFLALPAVGVYGNQGLKDQQLALKWVHDNIAQFGGDPSNVTLFGESAGGASVHLHYLTEGSRKYFHKAIAQSGTMLCPWALQYQPEHKARRLAALLGYTGEDDAGVLETLQNASVEDLVANSTRAFDEAETTTYLLSPFIPVIEDAASEDPIIPHRSEELLKQANTVTIPLISGVTSAEGIAFHATISPKLAEIAANLSMVMPLDLAVPHDQSSDVHEEVRQFYFQDQAIDETNISKLLELLGDVTFNFPVYAAAVLQSRYQPGAPQYFYRFGYETELNQGRVHVNVPDGLPGAAHADELAYLFSGSAFKVQLEPDSASAQARDLVSRLWTNFAKFGNPTPDEQVGTLGFQWAPVVPTAEEPFQLHALELTNDAVTMIENPFAERMQFWKSLYERYNPTLRSVSQSVGWCVGEEGCPLVPRFFYVSVPVLDLAKMVMRNIRHIDPAIQLAAQQGCAASRVMVKVAQGFIYGTKDRLPNGQPYYCFKGVPYAQPPIGRLRFASPVPIEKYSATYLDCSRERSACFGRDVITREITGSEDGLFLNVYTPRIGKEVDGGNPLPVMVFFHGGGMTGGNADSSLYLPDYLVQEGVIVVTVNYRLGVLGFLCLPQAGIEGNAGLKDQRMALQWVQQNIPVFGGNRENVTLFGASSGGTNVLFLHFADQSSNKKLFQKTIAQSATIFSDLVYQTEPEERARSLARIFGYEGTSDEGALSTLRDVPARRLYEAQFLVLSARQREYESIFQFPFTAVIERPESVDAVLRKTPVEYLRERDFFTMPVLCGYNDRDGMLELIDMMKHLAVYNERPEKLICASFEVDYFSPEARALGEELRRHYLGEERIARGNISQLVDLLTDRFLVGFYLFCQLWHQHQTKAPVYSYRFAYDGSLNKGKELLKFRELAGACHIDEVYYLFSSALLRTEIAPGDPAYQMRRTMVQMWTNFAKHSDPTPPHDERLAVRWEPMRAMPDGEGRTNYTLLSIGNDELKMDTIPELGRMQKYLELLRRCNGAIDQFPIPKAPEKRREQTGA is encoded by the exons ATGGTCATCCACAAGATCTACGTACCGCCGTCGGTTGTGAAGCTCCCGCCGAGGGTGGATCCGAATCActtgccaccggccaccgcttATCAG CCACCGGCAGGCGCGGATTTTCCGTTGATTGCGGAGGATGCCGGTGCGGGCTCTAGCACGTTACCACCGTTCGCGGAACCGTTGCCGCCTTTCGCGGAGGATCCAGTGGTCGAGCTGGGACCGGGGCAGATTGTTGGCCGCAAGAAGGTTCTACCGAATGGTACGGAGTACTACTCGTATCAAGGCGTACCGTACGCACATCCACCCGTGGGCGAGCTACGGTTTAAGCCACCGGTTCCGCTGGAAAAGTTCACCGAAGAACCGCTGCAGTGTGGAGAGGAAAGGGGCATCTGTCTGGCGACTTTTTATCTGCCGCCAAGTGCACCGGGTACGGAGGATTGTCTCTATCTGAATGTCTACACGCCGAGCGCGCCCGGTAACCGGGGAGCACCCCTGAAACCGGTCATGGTGTGGATCCATGGTGGTGGATTCTACACCGGCAGCGGTAATACGGACTTCTACGGACCGGAGCCATTGCTGCAGCATGACGTCATCCTGGTTACGTTTAACTATCGGCTCGGTCCGCTCGGTTTTCTGGCACTGCCGGCGGTCGGCGTGTACGGCAACCAGGGACTGAAGGATCAGCAGCTGGCGTTAAAGTGGGTGCACGATAATATTGCCCAGTTCGGGGGCGATCCATCCAACGTGACACTGTTTGGGGAGAGCGCTGGGGGGGCCTCGGTTCATTTGCATTATCTTACTGAGGGATCGAG AAAATATTTCCACAAAGCAATTGCACAAAGTGGAACGATGCTCTGTCCGTGGGCTTTGCAGTACCAGCCGGAGCATAAGGCACGCCGGTTGGCCGCTCTGCTCGGCTACACCGGGGAGGATGATGCCGGAGTGTTGG AGACACTGCAAAACGCATCAGTGGAGGACTTGGTGGCAAATTCCACGCGGGCATTCGACGAGGCGGAGACCACTACCTACCTGCTGTCTCCATTCATCCCAGTGATCGAGGATGCTGCGTCGGAGGATCCCATCATTCCGCACCGTAGCGAAGAGCTGCTGAAGCAGGCGAACACCGTCACCATTCCGCTGATTTCCGGTGTTACCAGTGCCGAGGGTATTGCGTTCCACGCTACGATTTCACCGAAGCTGGCTGAGATAGCGGCCAATTTGAGCATGGTTATGCCATTGGATCTGGCTGTTCCGCATGATCAGTCCAGCGACGTGCACGAAGAGGTGCGCCAGTTCTACTTCCAGGATCAAGCGATCGATGAGACGAACATTTCGAAGCTGCTGGAGTTGTTGGGCGATGTAACGTTTAACTTTCCGGTTTATGCTGCCGCTGTGCTACAGTCACGCTACCAACCGGG AGCACCACAGTACTTTTATCGTTTCGGTTACGAGACCGAGTTGAACCAGGGCCGTGTCCATGTCAATGTCCCCGATGGGCTGCCCGGTGCAGCGCATGCCGACGAGCTGGCCTATCTGTTCAGTGGATCCGCGTTTAAGGTACAGCTGGAACCGGACTCGGCATCAGCCCAGGCACGGGATCTCGTGAGCCGCCTCTGGACGAACTTTGCCAAGTTTGGCAATCCGACGCCGGACGAGCAGGTTGGTACGCTCGGATTCCAGTGGGCACCGGTGGTACCGACGGCCGAGGAACCCTTCCAGTTGCACGCACTCGAACTCACCAACGACGCGGTCACGATGATCGAGAATCCGTTCGCCGAGCGGATGCAGTTCTGGAAGTCGCTGTACGAGCGTTACAACCCAACACT CCGGTCAgtgagtcagtcagtcggttgGTGTGTCGGAGAAGAAGGTTGTCCACTGGTTCCAAGATTTTTTTACGTGTCAGTGCCTGTACTTGATCTCGCCAAAATGGTGATGCGCAACATACGCCACATTGACCCAGCGATCCAGCTAGCCGCTCAGCAGGGTTGT GCCGCTTCCcgggtgatggtgaaggtAGCCCAAGGGTTCATCTACGGCACGAAGGATCGTCTACCGAATGGGCAACCGTACTATTGCTTTAAGGGTGTACCGTACGCTCAGCCACCGATTGGTCGGTTGCGTTTCGCCTCTCCCGTTCCGATCGAGAAGTACTCCGCCACCTACCTGGACTGTAGCCGTGAGCGTAGTGCTTGTTTCGGGCGTGATGTCATCACCCGTGAGATCACCGGATCGGAGGATGGCCTGTTCCTGAATGTCTACACGCCACGGATCGGGAAAGAGGTGGATGGCGGCAATCCCctgccggtgatggtgttctTCCATGGCGGTGGCATGACCGGTGGAAACGCTGACAGTAGTCTCTACCTGCCGGACTATCTGGTACAGGAGGGCGttatcgtcgtcaccgtcaacTATCGGCTCGGTGTACTCGGTTTCCTCTGTCTCCCGCAGGCCGGTATCGAGGGGAATGCAGGATTGAAGGATCAG CGAATGGCCTTACAGTGGGTACAGCAGAACATCCCGGTATTTGGCGGTAACCGGGAAAACGTTACCCTATTCGGCGCAAGCTCCGGTGGAACGAACGTGCTGTTTTTGCACTTTGCCGACCAGtcttcaaacaaaaaactctTCCAAAAAACGATCGCCCAGAGCGCAACGATTTTTTCGGATCTAGTGTACCAAACAGAACCGGAGGAGCGCGCTCGATCGCTGGCACGTATCTTTGGGTACGAGGGAACCTCGGACGAGGGAGCGCTGAGCACGCTGCGTGACGTACCGGCCAGACGGTTGTACGAAGCGCAGTTCCTTGTGCTGTCAGCCCGGCAGCGAGAGTACGAATCGATCTTTCAGTTTCCGTTCACTGCCGTGATCGAACGGCCGGAATCGGTGGATGCCGTGCTACGGAAGACACCGGTGGAGTATCTGCGAGAGCGGGATTTCTTCACGATGCCGGTCCTGTGCGGGTACAACGATCGTGACGGTATGCTGGAGCTGATCGATATGATGAAACATCTGGCGGTGTACAATGAGCGGCCGGAGAAGCTGATCTGTGCGTCGTTCGAGGTGGACTACTTTAGCCCGGAGGCACGGGCACTTGGGGAGGAGCTGAGGCGACATTACCTCGGCGAGGAACGTATCGCCCGTGGTAACATTAGCCAGCTGGTGGATCTGTTGACGGATCGGTTTCTGGTCGGGTTCTACTTGTTCTGTCAACTGTGGCACCAACACCAGACGAAGGCGCCGGTGTACTCGTACCGCTTTGCATACGATGGTTCGCTTAATAAGGGTAAAGAGTTGCTCAAGTTTCGGGAGCTGGCGGGTGCGTGTCACATCGACGAGGTGTACTATCTGTTCAGTTCCGCCTTGCTACGCACCGAGATTGCTCCCGGTGATCCGGCGTACCAGATGCGCCGTACGATGGTGCAGATGTGGACAAACTTTGCGAAACACTCGGATCCAACGCCACCGCATGATGAACGGCTAGCGGTACGTTGGGAACCGATGAGGGCGATGCCGGATGGAGAGGGTAGGACCAACTATACGCTGCTGTCGATCGGCAACGATGAGCTGAAGATGGACACGATACCTGAGCTGGGTCGCATGCAGAAGTATCTCGAGTTGTTGCGACGCTGTAACGGTGCCATCGATCAGTTTCCGATACCGAAGGCACCAGAGAAGAGGAGGGAGCAGACTGGAGCATGA
- the LOC126576787 gene encoding uncharacterized protein LOC126576787 translates to MAEERKVSVTLPAGTIIGQKLALPNGDDCFTFKGVPYAKPPLGELRFKPPVPLEKFASDPLECLTEGPCSYADDSRFPMPFVDHKSEDCLYLNVFSPNLQPDQALPVMIWIHGGGFFAGSGHSSMYHPEHLVQQGVVVVTINYRLGPLGFLALPSVGINGNMGLKDQRMSFRWVRDNIGRFGGDPENVTIFGESAGGASVHLHYLSEGSRKYFHKAVAQSGTAFNEWVWQREPERRARNLARLLGASDNDTDEAVLSTLMAASAEKMTSLQYQAMTEYEQSWLLCFPFTPVIESDAIGSEDAILTEHPAEAAKRTFEKEIPLMLGTTQEEAIGLWSFVVEKLPMFQSDPGRLLPTTLNVRDDDQARKRATEQTISFFLHNRPIATETIADIIPILSDNFNTYAAYLAAELHARYQSAPLYCFVFSYVGELNVFRSHLNIPPEQTAASHGDDVYYLFSSSLMNTQSVDEGSDAAKFRAFCCRIWTEFARTGTPRTTVEQWSTVPRMSGTDTATRFKLPALELKSTTPLDNTMVEDCFTERFQFWNGLFEQFNGSHLLPKVDMSGHSRINVKLNGGTVSGVVEKLPDGNDFCAFRGIPYAKAPIGRNRFLAAEPLDRFPVPVLDCSTERDTSVARNPFNQKWQGSEDCLHLNVYTPQKHLKGHPLPVMVFIHGGAFKYGSGNGDCHSPEYLLEQDVVVVTLNYRLGSLGFLHLPSQGIEGNAGLKDQRMALRWVSENIGQFGGDPSNVTLFGESAGGASVHLHLLSEGSRKYFHKVICESGHSLSEFAVPNDTLGNSRRLAKQINPLAESDAVMLESLRQASPRTLADIGHRVVAEEQRDRGLPIPFRPVLDGDSTDPIVPQHPADAMRTKNHIPDIPVMMGYNVRDGASITGHIFKYPELYRAGMQRMIPRTVNIDLGSAAARQLADELELLYFGPTGYAPNRKAECSDLLTDYGYAISSQITAELHARYQHRSPLFFYRFDFDGALNLYKKYLGFDVPGAYHADELCYLFHMRMAPKTVGPLTAEARVRRYMCRMWTNFAKYGHPTPSHDESLPFHWDPVPMIDPEAPGYRLPYLKITAEPHMAIDPHRERMAFWREVYRKYNGGFTNANFQQ, encoded by the exons ATGGCTGAAGAACGTAAAGTGTCGGTTACGCTGCCCGCAGGCACCATTATCGGTCAGAAGCTTGCACTGCCCAATGGAGACGATTGTTTCACCTTCAAGGGTGTACCTTACGCCAAGCCTCCGTTAGGCGAACTTCGTTTTAAGCCACCGGTTCCGTTGGAAAAGTTCGCAAGTGATCCGCTGGAGTGCCTTACCGAGGGCCCATGTAGTTACGCCGATGATTCCCGTTTTCCGATGCCATTCGTCGATCACAAGTCGGAGGATTGTCTCTATTTGAACGTGTTTTCGCCGAACCTGCAACCGGATCAGGCGCTTCCGGTGATGATATGGATTCATGGTGGAGGATTTTTTGCCGGATCAGGACACTCGAGTATGTACCATCCGGAGCATCTAGTGCAGCAGGGTGTGGTCGTCGTTACCATCAACTATCGCCTGGGGCCGCTCGGATTTCTTGCCCTTCCAAGCGTCGGCATAAACGGCAACATGGGACTGAAAGATCAGCGGATGAGCTTCCGGTGGGTACGGGATAACATCGGACGGTTCGGTGGCGACCCGGAAAATGTCACTATCTTTGGAGAAAGTGCCGGAGGGGCCTCGGTCCATTTGCATTATCTCAGTGAGGGATCGAG aaaatatttcCATAAGGCAGTGGCTCAATCGGGGACAGCTTTTAATGAGTGGGTATGGCAACGGGAACCGGAACGTCGTGCCCGAAACCTGGCCCGACTTCTCGGAGCGTCCGATAATGATACGGATGAGGCCGTTCTCTCAACACTGATGGCTGCTTCGGCCGAGAAAATGACCAGCCTGCAGTACCAAGCCATGACCGAATACGAACAATCGTGGCTGCTTTGCTTTCCCTTCACGCCGGTTATCGAATCGGATGCCATCGGTAGCGAGGATGCCATTCTGACGGAACATCCGGCCGAGGCAGCCAAACGAACGTTCGAGAAAGAAATTCCGCTCATGCTGGGTACTACACAGGAGGAAGCGATCGGTTTGTGGAGCTTCGTGGTAGAGAAGCTCCCGATGTTCCAGAGTGACCCCGGCAGACTGCTACCGACAACACTGAACGTTCGGGATGATGACCAGGCCCGCAAACGCGCCACCGAGCAGACGATAAGTTTCTTCCTTCACAATCGTCCCATCGCAACCGAGACTATCGCGGATATAATTCCGATTTTGAGCGACAATTTTAACACGTACGCCGCCTACCTGGCAGCTGAATTGCATGCACGGTATCAAAG TGCACCCTTGTACTGCTTCGTGTTCTCGTATGTGGGCGAGCTGAACGTGTTTAGAAGTCATCTTAACATACCACCAGAGCAAACGGCCGCTTCACACGGAGACGATGTCTACTATCTGTTCAG CTCCAGTCTGATGAACACACAATCCGTCGATGAGGGCTCAGATGCGGCGAAGTTTCGAGCATTTTGTTGTCGTATATGGACGGAATTTGCTCGCACTGGCACTCCCCGTACCACCGTGGAACAATGGAGCACGGTCCCGAGAATGAGCGGTACGGATACGGCCACAAGATTCAAGCTACCGGCCCTGGAATTGAAAAGCACCACGCCACTCGACAACACAATGGTCGAGGATTGCTTCACCGAACGGTTCCAGTTCTGGAACGGACTGTTTGAACAGTTCAATGGATCGCATCTGCTCCCAAAAGTAGAT ATGAGTGGTCATAGTCGGATTAATGTGAAACTAAACGGTGGCACGGTAAGCGGCGTTGTCGAGAAGTTACCAGATGGAAACGATTTTTGTGCCTTCCGCGGTATACCATACGCCAAGGCACCAATCGGTCGGAACCGTTTCCTGGCAGCCGAACCACTGGATCGATTCCCTGTCCCCGTTCTGGATTGCAGCACCGAACGGGACACATCGGTGGCAAGGAATCCATTTAACCAAAAATGGCAAGGATCGGAAGACTGCTTGCATCTTAACGTGTACACGCCCCAAAAGCATCTGAAGGGTCATCCCCTTCCGGTGATGGTTTTCATCCATGGTGGTGCCTTCAAGTATGGAAGTGGAAATGGTGATTG CCACTCACCGGAATATCTTCTCGAGCAGGATGTCGTCGTGGTAACACTCAACTATCGCCTTGGTTCGCTGGGCTTTCTGCATCTTCCGAGCCAAGGAATCGAGGGGAATGCCGGTCTCAAAGACCAACGGATGGCACTGCGATGGGTGAGCGAAAACATTGGCCAGTTCGGGGGCGATCCATCGAACGTGACACTGTTTGGAGAAAGTGCCGGAGGGGCCTCGGTCCATTTGCATCTTCTCAGTGAGGGATCGAG gaaatattttCACAAAGTAATCTGCGAGAGTGGCCATTCGCTATCAGAGTTTGCAGTGCCCAATGACACTCTCGGGAACAGTAGGCGTCTTGCCAAGCAGATCAACCCGCTAGCGGAGTCGGATGCCGTAATGCTCGAGAGTCTCCGGCAGGCATCTCCGCGAACACTGGCCGATATCGGCCACCGTGTCGTGGCAGAGGAACAGCGTGACCGTGGACTACCGATACCGTTTCGTCCCGTATTGGACGGTGATAGTACGGATCCGATCGTACCACAGCATCCAGCCGACGCCATGCGCACGAAGAACCACATTCCGGACATTCCGGTCATGATGGGTTATAACGTACGCGACGGTGCCTCCATTACCGGGCACATATTCAAGTACCCGGAACTATACCGTGCCGGTATGCAGCGCATGATACCACGCACGGTCAATATCGATCTCGGGTCAGCGGCCGCCAGGCAGCTGGCGGACGAACTGGAGCTGCTCTACTTCGGACCGACCGGTTACGCGCCGAATCGGAAAGCCGAATGTTCCGATCTGCTCACCGACTACGGCTACGCCATTTCATCGCAGATTACGGCCGAACTGCACGCTCGCTACCAGCACCGATCACCGCTCTTCTTCTATCGATTCGACTTCGATGGGGCGCTTAATCTGTACAAGAAGTATCTTGGCTTCGACGTACCCGGTGCGTACCACGCGGACGAACTATGCTACCTGTTTCA CATGAGAATGGCACCGAAAACCGTCGGACCGCTCACGGCGGAAGCACGTGTACGGCGCTACATGTGCCGCATGTGGACCAACTTTGCCAAGTACGGCCATCCGACGCCTTCACACGATGAATCGCTACCCTTCCACTGGGATCCGGTACCGATGATCGATCCCGAAGCACCAGGCTACCGCTTACCGTATCTTAAAATCACGGCCGAGCCTCACATGGCGATCGATCCGCACCGAGAGCGAATGGCGTTCTGGCGTGAGGTTTACAGGAAGTACAATGGTGGCTTCACGAATGCCAACTTCCAACagtag
- the LOC126578084 gene encoding juvenile hormone esterase has translation MRNVDRVNVKVKQGTVCGVKEVLPDGGLFHAFRGIPFAKPPIGELRFRAPQPLDRFTSPVLDCSTERDVSFSRNMFTQELEGSEDCLHLNVYTPAPDPAQQGHSLPVMVFIHGGAFMFGSGNSDCYSPEYLLQEGIVVVTLNYRLGSLGFLHLPSQGIEGNAGLKDQRMALRWVSENIGQFGGDPSNVTLFGESAGGASVHLHLLSEGSRKYFHKAICESGVSVMEWAMQRDSVERTRTLARLLDPEAKTDEQVYRTLMAASHVELMGLMVSTLSPDEKRRGLPMPFKPVVEESIGPDTIVAVHPIVAMQQQNELPEIPIMMGNNNGEGIIMMLDASKKLDLYDNDMARMVPRSVNVAPENPACEQLGNEIKQFYFGTNGVNKSTVNQLADLMTDYHFGILANTCAELHARYQHRSPMFYYDFSYDGELNMYKRLLQLKIPGACHADELSYLFKMRLADFDVEQDTPAGRVRRTMCRLWTNFAKYGNPTPATDGRLSCRWEPVDKIDARAPADAFQLKYLDIGAELKMGVNPAKERIDFWRGVYRKWNENFLKVKL, from the exons ATGAGAAACGTCGATCGCGTCAATGTGAAGGTAAAACAGGGAACGGTTTGTGGGGTGAAGGAGGTCCTTCCGGATGGCGGCCTGTTTCATGCCTTCCGAGGGATACCGTTCGCCAAGCCTCCTATTGGAGAGCTGCGTTTCCGAGCACCGCAACCGTTAGACCGATTTACGTCCCCGGTGCTGGACTGTAGCACCGAGCGTGATGTGAGCTTTAGCCGGAATATGTTCACGCAGGAGCTGGAAGGTTCCGAGGACTGCCTGCATCTCAACGTGTACACCCCGGCCCCAGATCCCGCTCAACAGGGTCATTCCCTACCCGTTATGGTGTTCATCCATGGTGGGGCATTTATGTtcggcagcggcaacagtgACTG TTACTCACCGGAGTATCTTCTGCAGGAGGGCATCGTTGTGGTCACGCTAAACTATCGCCTTGGTTCGCTGGGCTTTCTGCATCTGCCGAGCCAGGGAATCGAGGGGAATGCCGGTCTCAAAGACCAACGGATGGCACTGCGATGGGTGAGCGAAAACATTGGCCAGTTCGGGGGCGATCCATCGAATGTGACACTTTTTGGAGAAAGTGCCGGAGGGGCCTCGGTTCATTTGCATCTTCTCAGTGAGGGATCGAG gaaatactTTCACAAAGCAATTTGTGAGAGTGGTGTATCCGTCATGGAATGGGCAATGCAACGTGATTCCGTGGAACGAACACGCACTCTGGCGCGGCTGCTCGACCCTGAGGCGAAAACTGATGAACAGGTGTACCGTACGCTGATGGCGGCCAGCCATGTCGAGCTGATGGGCCTGATGGTCAGCACGCTCTCGCCCGATGAGAAGCGCCGCGGATTGCCGATGCCGTTCAAGCCTGTCGTGGAGGAAAGCATAGGACCGGATACGATCGTAGCGGTTCATCCGATCGTTGCtatgcagcaacagaacgaGCTACCGGAGATTCCGATCATGATGGGAAACAATAATGGCGAGGGTATCATCATGATGCTGGATGCGTCGAAAAAGCTGGACCTTTACGACAACGATATGGCCCGGATGGTACCACGGTCGGTGAACGTAGCACCAGAGAATCCTGCCTGTGAGCAGCTTGGCAACGAAATCAAACAATTCTACTTCGGTACGAACGGCGTGAATAAGTCGACAGTCAATCAGCTGGCGGATCTGATGACGGATTATCATTTCGGAATACTGGCCAATACGTGCGCTGAGCTGCACGCCCGCTACCAACACCGTTCGCCGATGTTTTACTACGATTTTTCCTATGACGGTGAGCTGAACATGTACAAGCGGCTACTTCAGCTCAAGATCCCGGGTGCGTGCCACGCGGATGAGCTTTCATATCTGTTCAA AATGCGATTGGCGGACTTTGACGTTGAGCAAGACACACCAGCTGGCCGTGTGCGGCGTACCATGTGCCGACTGTGGACCAACTTTGCCAAATACGGCAATCCGACGCCGGCCACCGATGGCAGGCTATCGTGCCGATGGGAACCGGTCGATAAAATAGATGCCCGTGCTCCGGCAGATGCGTTCCAGCTCAAGTATTTAGACATTGGGGCAGAGTTGAAGATGGGTGTTAATCCGGCCAAAGAGCggatcgatttttggcgaGGGGTTTatagaaaatggaacgaaaattTCCTTAAAGTGAAACTATGA
- the LOC126577484 gene encoding ester hydrolase C11orf54 homolog: MASISLDTGSLLFEEKPLHMPTLQELRDVLAVGLKSCFTTVDVEVVDCPDLTRAPFHLAGEGLCGSATLVEIGGPPYLLPTVDRSKLYDVIEVSKRALPHAVNGSKSFITIGAGAGPFPLVGSNCEGMFNVRYSPPGTIVSESHLAIVAPEKGTMSIRKIPNTETRCALLANLLVSEGKPGPVLKVRCKRRTGNKDFIASIRTCLADRYGDDRTVGLGGVFLLVEGKAKQHVMSPFSTTPIHTEEQLNEWLNFYDMPAPLINLGTLVTNECDLDLRLQHFHSFSTHGHGGHYHIDTTPEAVEYEGYFVVGERIVRVDKPVVTHKFGRD; encoded by the exons ATGGCCTCGATTAGTTTGGACACCGGGAGTCTGTTGTTCGAGGAGAAACCGCTGCACATGCCAACGCTACAGGAGCTACGCGATG TGCTTGCCGTTGGTTTAAAATCCTGCTTCACGACGGTCGACGTGGAAGTGGTGGATTGTCCGGATTTAACGCGTGCCCCCTTTCACCTGGCCGGTGAAGGGCTGTGCGGATCGGCAACACTCGTCGAGATCGGTGGTCCACCGTACTTGCTACCAACCGTCGATCGTAGCAAGCTGTACGATGTGATTGAGGTATCAAAGCGTGCGCTGCCGCATGCCGTCAACGGCTCCAAGTCTTTCATcacgatcggtgccggtgccggtccgTTTCCGCTCGTGGGCTCCAACTGTGAGGGTATGTTCAATGTGCGCTACAGCCCACCGGGTACGATCGTCAGCGAAAGCCATCTGGCAATCGTTGCCCCAGAAAAGGGCACAATGTCAATCCGCAAGATACCGAACACGGAAACACGGTGTGCACTGCTGGCGAACCTACTGGTATCGGAGGGGAAGCCTGGTCCCGTACTAAAAGTTCGTTGTAAACGGCGCACTGGAAACAAGGACTTTATAGCGAGCATTCGGACCTGCCTGGCGGATCGTTACGGTGACGACCGGACGGTTGGGCTGGGTGGTGTGTTTCTGCTGGTCGAgggaaaagcgaagcaacacgTGATGTCACCGTTCTCGACCACGCCGATCCACACCGAAGAGCAGCTGAACGAGTGGCTCAACTTCTACGATATGCCGGCACCGCTCATCAACCTTGGCACGCTCGTCACGAACGAGTGCGATCTCGATCTGCGGTTGCAGCATTTCCACTCCTTCTCGACGCACGGACACGGTGGCCATTACCACATCGACACGACACCCGAAGCGGTCGAGTACGAAGGATATTTTGTCGTGGGTGAGCGGATCGTGCGTGTGGATAAGCCAGTCGTTACGCACAAGTTCGGACGGGACTAG